Proteins from a genomic interval of Gadus morhua chromosome 19, gadMor3.0, whole genome shotgun sequence:
- the LOC115532153 gene encoding hepatic lectin-like isoform X2, whose amino-acid sequence MAEVIYTTPNMARNTQGEREERIVEIYATSESLRDQHQDYVGTEESSNTLGAVRGQQPDPVSPPRWPIRAVVVLLVLLSVALLAGLLGLAVKHKIVMDRLKNVTEQRDSLLIKHDCARGWDKFGRKCYLLSGWRRSWNESRELCVSHGADLVAVDSEEEMDFIIRYGGTIWLGATDEASEGMWRWVDGTVLSVDNPSWRRGKPDGGKNKNCLRRDWGHPNIKWTDESCEDNRYGLCEYNLMT is encoded by the coding sequence GTGATTTACACCACGCCCAACATGGCCAGgaacacacaaggagagagagaggagaggatagtggaGATCTACGCTACCAGTGAGAGCCTCAGAGATCAACACCAGGACTatgtggggacagaggagtcctccaaTACTCTGGGAGCAGTAAGAGGTCAGCAGCCGGACCCTGTGAGCCCTCCTCGGTGGCcgatcagggctgtggtggtgcttctggtcCTGCTGTCTGTTGCCCTGCTGGCTGGACTGCTTGGGTTGGCAGTGAAACACAAGATAGTCATGGACAGGCTGAAGAAtgtgacagagcagagagactcACTGCTTATTAAACATGACTGTGCACGTGGTTGGGATAAGTTTGGTCGTAAATGTTACCTGCTTTCCGGATGGCGGAGATCCTGGAATGAGAGCAGGGAGTTATGTGTTTCCCACGGAGCAGATCTGGTGGCCGTGGACAGtgaagaggagatggacttcATTATCAGGTACGGCGGGACCATCTGGCTCGGAGCGACAGATGAGGCCAGTGAAGGGAtgtggagatgggttgatgggaccgtcctGTCAGTGGATAACCCCTCCTGGAGAAGAGGGAAACCTGATGGTGGCAAGAACAAGAACTGCTTAAGGAGGGACTGGGGGCATCCCAACATTAAATGGACAGATGAGAGCTGTGAAGACAACAGATATGGGCTTTGTGAATATAATTTAATGACATGA
- the LOC115532153 gene encoding hepatic lectin-like isoform X1 — translation MAEVIYTTPNMARNTQGEREERIVEIYATSESLRDQHQDYVGTEESSNTLGAVRGQQPDPVSPPRWPIRAVVVLLVLLSVALLAGLLGLAVKHKIVMDRLKNVTEQRDSLLIKHDCARGWDKFGRKCYLLSGWRRSWNESRELCVSHGADLVAVDSEEEMDFIIRYGGTIWLGATDEASEGMWRWVDGTVLSVDNPSWRRGKPDGGKNKNCLRRDWGHPNIKWTDESCEDNRYGLCEYNLMT, via the coding sequence ATGGCTGAGGTGATTTACACCACGCCCAACATGGCCAGgaacacacaaggagagagagaggagaggatagtggaGATCTACGCTACCAGTGAGAGCCTCAGAGATCAACACCAGGACTatgtggggacagaggagtcctccaaTACTCTGGGAGCAGTAAGAGGTCAGCAGCCGGACCCTGTGAGCCCTCCTCGGTGGCcgatcagggctgtggtggtgcttctggtcCTGCTGTCTGTTGCCCTGCTGGCTGGACTGCTTGGGTTGGCAGTGAAACACAAGATAGTCATGGACAGGCTGAAGAAtgtgacagagcagagagactcACTGCTTATTAAACATGACTGTGCACGTGGTTGGGATAAGTTTGGTCGTAAATGTTACCTGCTTTCCGGATGGCGGAGATCCTGGAATGAGAGCAGGGAGTTATGTGTTTCCCACGGAGCAGATCTGGTGGCCGTGGACAGtgaagaggagatggacttcATTATCAGGTACGGCGGGACCATCTGGCTCGGAGCGACAGATGAGGCCAGTGAAGGGAtgtggagatgggttgatgggaccgtcctGTCAGTGGATAACCCCTCCTGGAGAAGAGGGAAACCTGATGGTGGCAAGAACAAGAACTGCTTAAGGAGGGACTGGGGGCATCCCAACATTAAATGGACAGATGAGAGCTGTGAAGACAACAGATATGGGCTTTGTGAATATAATTTAATGACATGA